In one Mycobacteroides chelonae genomic region, the following are encoded:
- the fmdA gene encoding formamidase, producing MPEVLFPLDSSKKFTEQQIVGHNRWHPDIPPAAVVKPGTSFRVHCREWFDGAIHNDDSADDIRDAPLTTVHALSGPFSVEGAQPGDLLIVDILDVGPIPQEDSGPLAGQGWGYTGIFPTTNGGGFLTEQFPDAYKAIWDFSGQTATSRHIPGVSFTGIVHPGLMGTAPSAELLARWNAREGALIATDPYRVPALALPPEPRDAVLGGLTGDTFDRAAAEAARTAPPRENGGNQDIKNLTKGSRVFYPVFVPGGKLSVGDLHFSQGDGEITFCGAIEMGGFIDLHVDVLKGGMDTYGVSENAIFMPGNTDPQYSQWLAFSGTSVTLDDEQRYLDSHLAYQRACLHAIDYLTKFGYSPEQAYLLLGAAPIEGRLSGVVDIPNSCATVYIPTAIFDFPVTPSATGPVRIDPGPGAPRSVAS from the coding sequence ATGCCCGAAGTGTTGTTCCCGTTGGATTCGAGCAAGAAGTTCACCGAACAACAGATCGTCGGGCATAACCGGTGGCACCCCGACATTCCGCCGGCTGCCGTCGTCAAACCCGGTACTTCATTCCGGGTGCATTGCCGCGAATGGTTCGACGGTGCCATCCACAATGACGACTCCGCCGACGACATCCGTGACGCACCACTGACCACCGTGCACGCACTGTCGGGGCCGTTCTCGGTGGAGGGCGCTCAGCCGGGGGACCTGCTGATCGTCGACATTCTCGATGTGGGCCCGATTCCGCAGGAAGACTCCGGGCCACTGGCCGGGCAGGGCTGGGGTTACACCGGCATCTTCCCGACGACCAACGGTGGCGGATTCCTCACGGAGCAGTTTCCCGATGCCTACAAGGCGATTTGGGACTTCTCAGGTCAAACCGCAACCTCGCGACATATCCCTGGGGTCAGCTTCACGGGGATTGTGCATCCCGGGCTGATGGGGACGGCGCCGTCGGCGGAATTGCTGGCGCGTTGGAATGCGCGCGAGGGCGCGTTGATCGCTACTGACCCCTATCGTGTTCCCGCACTGGCTCTTCCGCCAGAACCCCGGGATGCTGTACTCGGTGGGCTTACCGGCGACACCTTTGACAGGGCGGCGGCAGAGGCGGCCAGGACCGCGCCGCCCAGGGAGAATGGCGGCAATCAGGACATCAAGAATCTGACCAAGGGCAGCCGGGTGTTCTACCCGGTGTTCGTGCCGGGCGGAAAGCTGTCGGTGGGTGACCTGCATTTCTCGCAGGGAGATGGCGAGATCACGTTCTGCGGAGCCATTGAGATGGGTGGCTTCATCGATCTGCACGTCGACGTGCTCAAGGGCGGAATGGACACCTACGGGGTGTCGGAGAACGCGATCTTCATGCCGGGTAACACCGACCCTCAATACTCGCAATGGCTGGCCTTCTCGGGAACCTCGGTCACTCTCGACGACGAACAACGCTATCTGGATTCGCATTTGGCGTATCAGAGGGCCTGTCTGCACGCTATCGATTACCTGACCAAGTTCGGCTACAGCCCGGAGCAGGCCTATCTCCTGCTGGGCGCAGCACCCATCGAGGGGCGACTGTCGGGTGTCGTCGATATCCCGAATTCCTGTGCCACTGTGTATATCCCGACGGCGATCTTCGACTTTCCGGTGACGCCGTCCGCGACGGGGCCAGTGCGAATCGATCCCGGGCCCGGCGCGCCGCGTTCGGTGGCAAGTTGA
- a CDS encoding agmatine deiminase family protein, with protein MRRRHLLQLGTAVAAGLALTSCADTADERQDNGEVSDGEIWRMPDEGEPHLRTWMAFGAGDEIWGRRLNRKVQQNLGAIAQAIAQFEPVSMLVRPQEIELARQLAGPNVELVPAPLDDLWIRDSGPVFVRNDTGKAAVDFNFNGWGNKQKHDSDATVAAEVAKRAGVRVLHTDLVLEGGGIEVDGEGTAIITESCVLNNNRNRGRSKKDVEAELARLLGLQKTIWLPGIAGMDITDGHTDFYARFTGPGVVVAGLDNDPDSFDYDVTRRHLDILEKATDAAGRALRVEVLEAPEQGRDDFESEDFAAGYINFYVCNGGVIAPEFGDPDADAAAKSTLEAVFPGRRVVQLDIDGIAAGGGGIHCATQQEPR; from the coding sequence ATGCGCCGACGACACCTGCTCCAACTCGGAACGGCAGTGGCAGCGGGCCTCGCACTGACTTCCTGCGCGGACACTGCCGACGAGCGGCAAGATAATGGCGAGGTGAGCGACGGCGAGATCTGGCGCATGCCCGACGAGGGCGAACCACACCTGCGAACCTGGATGGCCTTCGGCGCCGGCGACGAGATCTGGGGCCGGCGGCTCAACCGAAAGGTGCAGCAGAATCTGGGTGCGATCGCCCAGGCCATCGCACAGTTCGAACCGGTGTCGATGCTGGTGCGACCGCAGGAGATCGAACTGGCGCGCCAACTGGCCGGACCCAACGTGGAACTGGTTCCCGCACCGCTGGATGACCTGTGGATTCGCGATAGCGGGCCGGTGTTCGTCCGCAACGACACCGGCAAGGCAGCTGTCGATTTCAACTTCAACGGCTGGGGCAACAAACAGAAGCACGACTCCGACGCCACGGTCGCCGCCGAGGTCGCCAAGCGCGCCGGAGTGCGGGTCCTTCACACCGATCTCGTGCTCGAGGGCGGCGGCATCGAGGTCGATGGGGAGGGCACCGCGATCATCACCGAGAGTTGCGTGCTCAACAACAACCGCAACCGGGGACGCTCCAAAAAGGATGTCGAGGCAGAGCTTGCGCGTCTGCTTGGTCTGCAGAAGACCATTTGGCTACCGGGCATCGCGGGCATGGACATCACGGACGGTCACACCGATTTCTACGCGCGATTCACCGGACCGGGCGTCGTCGTCGCAGGGCTGGATAACGACCCCGACTCGTTCGACTACGACGTGACGCGCCGGCATCTCGACATCCTCGAAAAGGCAACGGATGCGGCCGGACGCGCACTGCGCGTGGAAGTACTCGAGGCACCCGAGCAGGGGCGCGATGACTTCGAATCAGAGGACTTCGCAGCGGGTTACATCAATTTCTATGTGTGCAATGGCGGCGTCATCGCACCCGAATTCGGAGACCCGGACGCCGACGCGGCGGCCAAATCCACGCTGGAGGCGGTCTTTCCCGGGCGCAGGGTGGTTCAGCTCGATATCGACGGTATCGCCGCGGGCGGCGGCGGCATCCACTGCGCCACCCAGCAGGAACCGCGGTAG
- the arr gene encoding NAD(+)--rifampin ADP-ribosyltransferase, which produces MTMPNFFEAHESGAYFHGTKADLEIGDLLTPGHLSNYEEGRIMNHVYVTRTLIGAGLAAIMAKGEGRGHVYIVEPEGTLEDDPNVTDKKFPGNPTHSYRTREPVRIVGEVEDWEGPPPEFMETFRAGLANLQRTGNAVIYD; this is translated from the coding sequence ATGACGATGCCGAACTTTTTCGAGGCGCACGAGTCGGGCGCGTACTTCCATGGCACCAAGGCAGACCTCGAGATAGGCGATCTGTTGACCCCCGGGCATCTGTCGAACTACGAGGAGGGCCGCATCATGAACCACGTCTACGTGACGAGAACACTGATCGGCGCGGGACTCGCCGCCATCATGGCCAAAGGCGAGGGCAGGGGCCATGTCTACATCGTGGAACCGGAGGGCACCCTGGAAGATGATCCGAACGTGACGGACAAGAAGTTCCCCGGGAATCCGACCCACTCGTACCGCACCCGGGAACCCGTGCGCATCGTTGGCGAGGTTGAGGACTGGGAAGGGCCCCCGCCTGAATTCATGGAAACCTTCCGGGCGGGGCTAGCCAACCTTCAGCGCACGGGAAACGCCGTCATATATGACTGA
- a CDS encoding DoxX family protein, which produces MQTKASPWPAYRLAAVLLGVGVVHFVAPKPFDDIVPAQLPGEARFYTYASGVAELGTGALLLAPKTRRLGGTLAALLFIAVFPANINMARQWWDKPLPLKLGAIARLPLQIPMITEALKVRRTA; this is translated from the coding sequence ATGCAGACCAAAGCCAGCCCCTGGCCCGCCTACCGGCTCGCCGCCGTGCTCCTCGGCGTCGGCGTCGTACATTTCGTCGCACCCAAACCCTTCGACGACATCGTCCCGGCCCAGCTGCCTGGTGAAGCCCGGTTTTACACGTATGCCTCGGGTGTTGCCGAACTCGGAACCGGTGCGCTGCTACTGGCCCCGAAGACACGCAGGCTCGGCGGTACGCTCGCGGCGCTCCTGTTCATCGCCGTCTTCCCCGCGAACATCAACATGGCGCGGCAGTGGTGGGACAAGCCGCTGCCACTGAAGCTCGGCGCCATCGCCCGGCTACCGTTGCAGATTCCGATGATCACCGAGGCCCTCAAGGTACGACGCACGGCGTAG
- a CDS encoding acyl-CoA dehydrogenase family protein, translated as MSTSSNDERQMLRDTVRSLVTKRADSAAVRKAMESERGYDENLWTVLCEQVGAAALLVPEELGGAGGELADAAVVVEELGRGLVPSPLMGTLWAELALLEAGYQGELLESLAAGESIGAVAFDPGYVVNGAIADVVLTLDGDEVHRAENVTATALSTMDPARRLAAVVVSGNEPIGTAPGLIDKAGLLLAAEQVGAAARALELTVEYTKTRVQFGRTIGSFQALKHRMADLYVLVESARAIVYQSIQDLTAEAATVARIKASEALSAVAADSIQLHGGIAITWEHDAHLYFKRAHGSALLLGTPRQLLPSLESAAGL; from the coding sequence GTGAGTACTTCCTCAAACGACGAACGGCAGATGCTGCGTGACACCGTCCGTTCCTTGGTGACCAAACGAGCCGACTCGGCCGCGGTGCGCAAGGCGATGGAATCCGAGCGCGGCTATGACGAGAACCTGTGGACCGTCCTGTGTGAGCAGGTCGGAGCGGCAGCGTTGCTGGTTCCGGAGGAGTTGGGCGGTGCCGGAGGCGAGCTCGCGGACGCGGCCGTCGTGGTGGAAGAACTCGGCCGTGGGCTGGTGCCCAGTCCACTGATGGGCACCCTGTGGGCGGAGCTGGCCCTCCTCGAGGCCGGCTACCAGGGTGAACTACTGGAATCGCTGGCGGCCGGTGAATCGATCGGTGCGGTGGCCTTCGACCCGGGATACGTCGTCAACGGAGCTATCGCCGATGTAGTACTCACCCTGGATGGCGACGAAGTACACCGAGCAGAGAACGTCACCGCTACGGCGCTGTCGACGATGGATCCCGCCCGCCGACTCGCCGCAGTCGTGGTCAGCGGAAACGAGCCGATCGGCACTGCCCCAGGACTGATCGACAAGGCCGGGCTACTGCTGGCCGCCGAGCAGGTGGGCGCAGCGGCGCGCGCCCTGGAACTCACTGTCGAATACACCAAGACCCGGGTGCAGTTCGGCCGTACGATCGGCAGCTTCCAGGCCCTCAAACACCGGATGGCAGATCTGTATGTGCTGGTGGAGTCCGCACGCGCCATCGTGTACCAGTCCATCCAAGACCTCACCGCCGAGGCCGCGACCGTAGCGAGAATCAAAGCCAGCGAGGCACTCTCGGCAGTGGCCGCGGACTCGATCCAGTTGCACGGCGGTATCGCCATCACCTGGGAGCACGACGCCCACCTCTACTTCAAGCGCGCACACGGCAGCGCGCTGCTGCTGGGAACACCACGTCAGCTGCTCCCAAGCCTGGAGAGCGCCGCGGGACTGTAG
- a CDS encoding acyl-CoA dehydrogenase family protein: MRFDLDTQQRDFAASIDAALSAADVPGAARAWAAGNHEPGLAVWSTLADLGVTALAVSEKYDGIGAHPVDLVVALEGLGKWAVPGPVVESIVVAPVLLTEDERSSQLSAGELIATVAAPPVTPRALDADVAGLVLIADDIGLREGQAGAQHESIDATRRVFDVTPTGGGVSLDTSRAIDFGVLGISAQLIGAGQALLDRAVEYAKQRSQFGRPIGSYQAVKHKLADVHIALELARPLVYGAALALADESPTAARDVSAAKVAAGKAAYLAARSSLQTHGAIGFTAEYDLSLWILKVRALTAAWGTPEWHRARVLEAL, from the coding sequence GTGAGGTTCGATCTGGACACTCAGCAGCGGGATTTCGCGGCCAGCATCGATGCCGCCCTGTCGGCCGCCGATGTTCCCGGCGCAGCGCGCGCGTGGGCCGCGGGCAACCACGAACCCGGGCTGGCCGTGTGGTCAACGCTGGCCGACCTTGGCGTCACGGCCCTGGCGGTGTCCGAGAAATACGACGGCATCGGGGCACACCCCGTCGATCTGGTTGTCGCTCTCGAGGGCTTGGGCAAGTGGGCGGTACCCGGACCCGTTGTCGAATCGATCGTGGTGGCACCAGTCTTGCTCACGGAGGATGAGCGGTCCTCACAACTCTCCGCCGGAGAACTCATTGCTACGGTCGCCGCACCTCCCGTCACACCGCGTGCGCTCGATGCGGACGTCGCCGGTCTGGTGCTCATCGCCGATGACATCGGGCTCCGTGAGGGGCAGGCCGGTGCCCAGCATGAGTCGATCGATGCCACCCGTCGGGTGTTCGACGTGACGCCGACTGGCGGCGGTGTCTCCCTGGACACCAGCCGCGCCATCGACTTTGGTGTGCTTGGCATTTCAGCACAACTGATCGGTGCCGGACAGGCCCTGCTGGACCGTGCCGTGGAGTATGCCAAGCAGCGTTCCCAGTTTGGCCGGCCGATCGGCTCTTACCAGGCCGTCAAGCACAAACTGGCCGATGTACACATCGCTCTGGAGCTGGCGCGCCCGCTGGTGTACGGCGCCGCACTGGCCCTCGCCGACGAATCCCCCACCGCCGCTCGCGATGTGAGCGCCGCGAAGGTTGCCGCCGGCAAGGCCGCCTACCTTGCCGCGCGCTCTTCTCTACAGACCCATGGCGCCATCGGCTTCACCGCCGAATACGACCTTTCTCTGTGGATCCTCAAGGTGCGGGCGCTGACGGCGGCGTGGGGCACACCGGAATGGCACCGTGCGCGTGTACTGGAGGCCCTGTGA
- a CDS encoding acyl-CoA dehydrogenase family protein yields the protein MDLLLDDETEAFRAEVREFLAANVPNPPLPSYDSPEGAVAHRQWERTLYDAGFSAVSWPREYGGRDVTLLQWVIFEEEYFKAGAPARISQNGMFLLGPTLFAHGSKDQLDRILPKMANGEEIWAQAWSEPESGSDLASLRSPARKVDGGWRLSGQKIWSSRAPFADRAFGLFRSDPAAQRHQGLTYFMFDLKAEGVTVRPIPQLDGDPGFAEIFLDDVFVPDEDVIGGVHDGWRVAMSTSSNERGMSLRSPGRFLATADRLVDLWKSVPDNGFASERVADAWIAAQAYRLHTFGTVTRLASGGELGAESSITKVFWSELDVALHETAFELRGADGELTGPWTDGYLFSLGGPIYAGTNEIQRNIIAERILGLPRESSASARTGGAK from the coding sequence ATGGACCTATTGCTCGACGACGAGACCGAGGCATTCCGGGCGGAGGTGCGCGAGTTCCTCGCCGCCAACGTCCCGAACCCGCCGCTGCCCTCCTACGACTCCCCGGAAGGTGCAGTGGCGCACCGGCAATGGGAACGCACCCTGTACGACGCGGGATTTTCCGCGGTGTCCTGGCCCAGGGAGTACGGCGGTCGCGATGTCACCCTGCTGCAATGGGTGATCTTCGAGGAGGAGTACTTCAAGGCGGGCGCCCCGGCGCGCATCAGCCAGAACGGCATGTTCCTGCTGGGCCCGACATTGTTCGCACATGGCAGCAAGGACCAGCTGGATCGCATCCTGCCCAAAATGGCCAACGGCGAGGAGATATGGGCGCAGGCATGGTCGGAGCCGGAATCCGGTAGCGACCTGGCCTCGCTGCGCTCCCCCGCCCGCAAGGTCGACGGGGGCTGGCGGCTGTCCGGTCAGAAGATCTGGAGCTCGCGAGCACCCTTCGCGGACAGGGCATTCGGGCTATTCCGATCCGACCCGGCGGCCCAGCGCCATCAGGGATTGACCTACTTCATGTTCGACCTCAAGGCCGAGGGCGTCACGGTGCGCCCCATTCCGCAGCTCGACGGCGACCCCGGCTTCGCCGAGATCTTCCTGGACGACGTATTTGTTCCCGACGAGGACGTCATCGGCGGCGTGCACGACGGCTGGCGCGTGGCCATGAGCACCTCGAGCAATGAGCGTGGCATGTCGCTGCGCAGCCCCGGCCGTTTTCTGGCCACCGCCGATCGGCTGGTGGACCTGTGGAAATCGGTTCCGGACAATGGGTTCGCTTCCGAACGTGTGGCAGACGCCTGGATCGCGGCACAGGCCTACCGGCTGCACACCTTCGGCACCGTGACCCGGCTGGCGAGCGGCGGCGAGCTAGGTGCCGAGTCCTCGATCACCAAGGTGTTCTGGTCCGAATTGGATGTCGCCCTGCACGAGACGGCCTTCGAGCTACGCGGCGCGGACGGCGAGCTGACCGGACCGTGGACCGACGGGTACCTCTTCTCCCTCGGCGGCCCGATCTACGCGGGTACCAATGAGATTCAGCGCAACATCATCGCCGAACGCATCCTTGGCCTACCCAGGGAAAGCAGCGCAAGTGCTCGCACGGGAGGTGCCAAGTGA
- a CDS encoding FadD3 family acyl-CoA ligase, whose protein sequence is MESAQQTPELTIPAALDQAAARFGGRDALYADGSWLTFSELRIRARRFSAALIALGVEHGDRVAIWSPNSWHWPIACLGAQYAGAAVVPMNTRYTVDEATDILQRSQARVLVSVGIFLGSDRITELDAATLPDLRHIVRVAVEAGDRCNWDEFVARGNDVTDEDIDTRRDTVDSEDISDILFTSGTTGRSKGVLCMHRQPLAASLAWATYGEFTENDRYLCVNPFFHNFGYKAGILACLQTGAALMPQLTFDPEKAMAAVQEHQITVLPGAPTIFQMLLDHPARKNYDLTSLRYSVTGAAVVPVVLIERMQSELDFDLVLTAYGLTETQGFATICRSDDDAVTVATTCGRPMIGYELRIDGAQKPGDEGEVLLRSANVMKGYLDDPQATAETIDSDGWLHTGDIGKLDERGNLTITDRLKDMYICGGFNVYPAEIEQVLMRLEGVADTAVIGVPDARLGEVGKAYIVRKPGASLDSQAVIDYCAQHVANFKKPRFVEFLDELPRNLGGKVVKPTLRAMHEESA, encoded by the coding sequence ATGGAGTCGGCGCAGCAGACACCCGAACTCACCATCCCGGCAGCATTGGACCAGGCAGCGGCTCGTTTCGGCGGTCGCGACGCCCTCTATGCGGACGGCTCCTGGCTGACCTTCTCAGAACTTCGTATCCGCGCGCGGCGCTTCTCCGCGGCGCTGATCGCGCTCGGGGTCGAGCACGGCGATCGCGTCGCCATCTGGTCCCCCAATTCATGGCACTGGCCCATCGCCTGCCTGGGTGCGCAGTACGCGGGCGCCGCCGTCGTCCCGATGAACACCCGCTACACCGTCGACGAGGCGACCGACATTCTGCAGCGCAGCCAGGCCCGCGTGCTGGTTTCTGTCGGGATCTTCCTCGGTTCGGACCGCATCACCGAGCTGGACGCCGCAACGCTCCCCGACCTGCGGCACATCGTGCGGGTCGCGGTGGAGGCCGGCGATCGGTGCAACTGGGACGAGTTCGTGGCGCGCGGAAACGATGTCACCGACGAGGACATCGACACCCGCCGGGACACCGTGGATTCCGAGGACATCAGCGACATCCTTTTCACCTCCGGCACCACCGGGCGCAGCAAGGGCGTGCTGTGCATGCACCGTCAACCGCTGGCCGCCTCCCTGGCCTGGGCCACCTACGGCGAATTCACCGAAAACGACCGTTATCTCTGCGTCAATCCGTTCTTCCACAACTTCGGGTACAAGGCGGGCATCCTGGCCTGCCTGCAGACCGGCGCGGCACTCATGCCGCAGCTGACCTTCGACCCCGAAAAGGCGATGGCCGCCGTCCAGGAGCACCAGATCACCGTGCTGCCCGGCGCGCCGACCATCTTCCAGATGCTGCTCGACCATCCGGCACGCAAGAACTACGACCTGACCTCGCTGCGGTACTCGGTCACGGGTGCGGCCGTCGTCCCGGTGGTGCTCATCGAACGCATGCAATCTGAACTGGATTTCGATCTGGTGCTTACCGCCTACGGCCTCACCGAGACTCAGGGTTTCGCCACGATCTGCCGCTCCGATGACGACGCGGTCACCGTCGCGACCACCTGCGGGCGCCCGATGATCGGCTACGAGCTACGGATCGACGGCGCGCAGAAACCCGGCGATGAAGGCGAAGTGCTGCTGCGTAGCGCCAATGTCATGAAGGGCTATCTCGACGATCCGCAGGCCACCGCCGAGACCATCGACTCGGACGGCTGGTTGCACACCGGTGATATCGGAAAGCTCGACGAGCGCGGAAATCTCACCATCACCGACCGCCTCAAGGACATGTACATCTGCGGCGGGTTCAACGTGTATCCCGCCGAGATCGAGCAGGTGCTGATGCGCCTGGAGGGTGTGGCCGATACCGCCGTGATCGGTGTTCCCGACGCGCGCCTCGGCGAGGTCGGTAAGGCGTACATCGTGCGCAAGCCCGGTGCATCTCTGGACTCTCAGGCAGTAATCGATTACTGCGCACAGCATGTGGCGAACTTCAAGAAACCGCGGTTCGTCGAGTTTCTCGACGAACTTCCCCGCAACCTGGGCGGCAAGGTGGTCAAACCCACCCTGCGTGCCATGCATGAGGAGTCTGCGTAA
- the ipdE1 gene encoding acyl-CoA dehydrogenase IpdE1, producing the protein MSDDQVRAEIREWLAENLIGEFAELKGLGGPGSEHEAFEERLAWNRHLAAAGWTCLGWPVEHGGRGATVSQRVIFYEEYARAEAPHKVNHLGEELLGPTLIAYGTPEQQQRFLPAIRDVTELWCQGYSEPGAGSDLANVSTTAVLDGDEWVINGQKVWTSLALQSQWCFVVARTEPGSTRHKGLSYLLVPLDQPGVEIRPIIQLTGTSEFNEVFFDSARTAADLVVGEPGDGWRVAMGTLTFERGVSTLGNQITYARELSRLAELAKSNGSADDPAIRERLAQAYVGLRTMRAYALATMDEERPGQDNVSKLLWANWHRDLGELAMEIIGKSTLLTDGGEMDEWQRLFLFSRADTIYGGSNEIQRNIISERVLGLPREAR; encoded by the coding sequence ATATCCGACGATCAGGTGCGTGCCGAGATCCGGGAATGGCTGGCCGAGAACCTTATCGGCGAGTTCGCCGAGCTGAAGGGCCTGGGCGGCCCGGGTAGCGAGCACGAGGCGTTCGAAGAGCGCCTCGCCTGGAACCGTCACTTGGCTGCCGCGGGCTGGACCTGCCTGGGCTGGCCGGTCGAGCACGGTGGTCGCGGGGCCACCGTGAGCCAGCGCGTCATCTTCTATGAGGAGTACGCGCGCGCCGAGGCGCCGCACAAGGTCAATCACCTGGGTGAGGAGCTGCTCGGACCGACACTCATCGCCTACGGCACCCCCGAGCAGCAGCAGCGCTTCCTTCCGGCCATCCGCGATGTCACCGAGCTGTGGTGTCAGGGATATTCGGAGCCCGGCGCGGGGTCAGACCTTGCGAACGTATCCACCACTGCGGTGCTTGACGGTGACGAATGGGTGATCAACGGGCAGAAGGTGTGGACCTCGCTGGCGCTGCAATCGCAGTGGTGCTTCGTGGTCGCGCGCACCGAACCCGGATCGACGCGACACAAGGGTCTCTCGTATCTTCTGGTGCCCCTTGATCAACCAGGTGTCGAGATCCGCCCGATCATCCAGCTGACCGGCACCTCGGAGTTCAACGAGGTGTTCTTCGACAGCGCGCGCACCGCCGCCGATCTGGTGGTCGGTGAGCCGGGCGATGGCTGGCGGGTCGCCATGGGCACCCTGACCTTCGAGCGTGGCGTCTCGACCCTGGGTAACCAGATCACCTATGCCCGTGAGCTTTCGAGGCTTGCCGAGCTCGCCAAGTCCAACGGCTCGGCGGACGACCCTGCGATCCGCGAGCGCCTGGCCCAGGCCTATGTCGGGCTTCGTACCATGCGCGCCTACGCGCTGGCCACCATGGACGAGGAGCGTCCCGGCCAGGACAATGTGTCAAAGCTGTTGTGGGCCAACTGGCATCGTGATCTGGGCGAGCTGGCGATGGAGATCATCGGAAAGTCGACCCTGTTGACCGATGGCGGCGAGATGGACGAATGGCAGCGTCTATTCCTCTTCTCTCGTGCCGACACGATTTACGGCGGCTCCAATGAGATCCAACGCAACATCATCTCCGAGCGGGTGCTCGGACTACCCAGAGAGGCGCGCTAA
- the ipdF gene encoding (5R,7aS)-5-hydroxy-7a-methyl-1-oxo-2,3,5,6,7,7a-hexahydro-1H-indene-carboxyl-CoA reductase — protein MSLSQAPKEIDGHGLLKGKAVVVTAAAGTGIGSSTARRALVEGADVVVSDYHERRLTETRDELAALGLGKVAAVVCDVTSTEAVDALIVESVAALGRIDVLVNNAGLGGETPVADMTDEQWDRVLDVTLTSTFRATRAALRYFREAGHGGVIVNNASVLGWRAQYGQSHYAAAKAGVMALTRCSAIEAVEHGVRINAVAPSIARHKFLDKVTSSDLLDKLSSDEAFGRAAEPWEIASTIAFLASDYSSYLTGEVISVSSQRA, from the coding sequence GTGAGCTTGTCCCAGGCACCGAAAGAGATTGACGGACACGGTCTTCTGAAGGGCAAGGCCGTCGTCGTGACCGCGGCAGCCGGAACCGGGATCGGCTCGTCGACCGCGCGCCGTGCTCTGGTCGAGGGGGCCGACGTGGTCGTTTCCGACTACCACGAGCGCCGCCTCACCGAGACGCGTGACGAGCTCGCGGCGCTCGGGCTGGGCAAGGTGGCCGCGGTGGTGTGTGATGTCACCTCTACCGAGGCTGTCGACGCACTGATCGTCGAATCCGTTGCCGCACTGGGCCGTATCGATGTACTGGTGAACAATGCCGGGCTCGGCGGTGAGACTCCCGTTGCCGACATGACCGATGAGCAGTGGGACCGGGTTCTCGATGTCACCTTGACCTCCACGTTCCGCGCGACCCGCGCGGCCCTGCGGTACTTCCGCGAGGCCGGTCATGGTGGTGTCATCGTCAACAACGCGAGCGTGCTGGGCTGGCGCGCGCAGTACGGGCAATCGCATTACGCCGCCGCCAAGGCCGGCGTCATGGCGCTCACGCGATGCAGCGCCATCGAGGCCGTCGAGCATGGCGTACGCATCAACGCGGTAGCCCCGAGCATTGCCCGGCACAAGTTCCTCGACAAGGTGACGTCCTCGGATCTACTGGACAAGCTGTCTTCCGATGAGGCATTCGGTCGCGCCGCCGAGCCGTGGGAAATTGCCTCCACCATCGCCTTCCTGGCCAGCGATTACTCGAGCTATCTGACCGGTGAGGTCATCTCGGTGTCCAGCCAGCGGGCGTGA
- a CDS encoding TetR/AcrR family transcriptional regulator — MAEVRESDALRASGASQPSRRDELLSLAAAMFAERGLRATTVRDIADAAGILSGSLYHHFDSKEAIVDELLRDFLEGLFARYREIAAANLNPVDTLKGLFLASFDAIETKHAQVAIYQAEAPRLLSQERFAYLNELNTEQRELWLEVLRDGIAQGYFRPDLDVAVVYRFIRDATWVSVRWFRPGGSRTAQEVAEQYLSIVLGGITVD; from the coding sequence GTGGCAGAAGTGCGAGAGTCGGACGCTCTTCGCGCAAGCGGTGCATCGCAGCCGTCGCGACGTGACGAACTGCTGAGCCTTGCGGCTGCCATGTTCGCAGAGCGCGGCCTGCGCGCCACCACGGTGCGCGACATCGCCGATGCCGCCGGAATTCTGTCAGGCAGCCTCTATCACCACTTCGATTCCAAAGAGGCGATCGTCGACGAACTGCTGCGCGACTTCCTCGAGGGACTCTTCGCCCGGTATCGCGAGATTGCCGCGGCCAACCTGAATCCCGTCGACACGCTTAAGGGCCTGTTCCTGGCCTCGTTCGACGCTATCGAAACCAAGCACGCACAGGTCGCCATCTACCAGGCGGAAGCGCCTCGGCTGCTGTCGCAGGAGCGGTTCGCCTATCTGAACGAACTCAACACCGAGCAGCGCGAGTTATGGCTCGAAGTGCTGCGCGACGGCATCGCCCAGGGCTACTTCCGTCCCGATCTTGATGTGGCAGTGGTGTACCGGTTCATTCGCGACGCAACATGGGTATCGGTGCGCTGGTTCCGTCCGGGCGGTTCGCGCACGGCGCAGGAAGTCGCCGAACAGTACCTTTCGATAGTCCTCGGCGGGATTACCGTCGATTAG